A genomic window from Streptomyces mirabilis includes:
- a CDS encoding M6 family metalloprotease domain-containing protein produces the protein MQPMQPTTRRIRSRRVAALATVTLLTLTVSTSAGTGHLPPGSTTAGSIALARATALGPCMITGPMGVQMGEGIPTQPGYARSTGIVRALTLMVDFSDAPGPGSALDRLAEFFPQTQNWFRTSSYGRLDYRPETPIHHWLRMPKPFKAYGIERGAPFDPGYRDLVQDIVATADPEVDFRSYDLLNVLVTPNAGPSALDTVLSVTFAGNTEAPIADGVPVSNASFVYSRQDDGSGSYAETGYRVLPHENGHTFGLPDLYTPEGGGAVGHWDIMSEDWGADNDLLGWHKWKLGWLDESQVRCAASSGTTEYTLTPLSRPGGEKLVFVPTSTKTGYALELRTHDGNDSAVCRPGILIYKVDAGVDTGNGPITVYDSKRHSGGCTRSPNVHAELSDAPFTPGESFKDPKTGITIAVTASDPHGDYRVSVTRR, from the coding sequence ATGCAGCCGATGCAGCCCACCACCCGCCGGATACGCTCGCGCCGCGTGGCCGCCCTCGCCACGGTGACCCTTCTGACGCTGACGGTCAGCACCTCCGCCGGCACCGGTCACCTCCCGCCGGGCTCCACGACGGCGGGCTCCATCGCGCTGGCCCGCGCCACGGCGCTCGGTCCCTGCATGATCACCGGCCCGATGGGCGTACAGATGGGCGAGGGCATACCGACCCAACCCGGATACGCCCGCTCCACCGGCATCGTCCGAGCCCTCACCCTGATGGTCGACTTCTCCGACGCGCCCGGCCCGGGCAGCGCACTCGACCGGCTCGCCGAGTTCTTCCCGCAGACCCAGAACTGGTTTCGCACCAGTTCCTACGGCCGTCTCGACTACCGCCCCGAGACCCCCATCCACCACTGGCTGCGCATGCCCAAGCCCTTCAAGGCGTACGGCATAGAACGCGGCGCCCCCTTCGACCCCGGCTACCGCGATCTGGTCCAGGACATAGTGGCCACGGCCGACCCCGAGGTGGACTTCCGCTCGTACGACCTCCTGAACGTGCTGGTGACGCCGAACGCCGGACCCTCCGCCCTGGACACCGTCCTGTCCGTCACCTTCGCCGGCAACACCGAGGCACCCATAGCCGACGGCGTCCCCGTCTCCAACGCGTCCTTCGTCTACAGCCGCCAGGACGACGGCTCCGGCTCCTACGCCGAGACCGGCTACCGGGTACTCCCCCACGAGAACGGCCACACCTTCGGCCTGCCCGACCTCTACACCCCGGAGGGCGGAGGCGCGGTCGGCCACTGGGACATCATGAGCGAGGACTGGGGAGCCGACAACGACCTCCTCGGCTGGCACAAGTGGAAGCTGGGCTGGCTCGACGAGTCGCAGGTCAGATGCGCCGCGTCGTCCGGGACGACGGAGTACACCCTCACCCCGCTGTCCCGGCCCGGCGGCGAGAAGCTGGTCTTCGTACCCACCAGCACCAAGACGGGGTACGCCCTCGAACTGCGCACCCACGACGGCAACGACTCCGCCGTCTGCCGCCCCGGCATCCTCATCTACAAGGTCGACGCGGGCGTGGACACCGGGAACGGCCCCATCACCGTCTACGACTCCAAGCGCCACAGCGGCGGCTGCACCCGCAGCCCCAACGTCCACGCGGAACTCTCCGACGCCCCCTTCACCCCCGGCGAGTCCTTCAAGGACCCCAAGACCGGCATCACGATCGCGGTGACGGCGTCGGATCCCCACGGTGACTACCGGGTGTCCGTCACCCGCCGCTGA
- a CDS encoding TetR/AcrR family transcriptional regulator has product METATPVKRRVPRPRADALRNRERIVAAAREMFVEFGPDVPFDEIARRAGVGNATVYRNFPDRDALAREVVCSVMDRTSEWIESALMEGGDAFQALSDFVHFAADERIGALCPMLSEAFDQHHPDLFAARERTMEMVDALMRRAREAGQLRPDVESGDLMIAVSQLTRPLPGTACQGIDRFVHRHLQLFLDGLRAPARSVLPGVAATVEDLRTA; this is encoded by the coding sequence GTGGAGACCGCCACCCCCGTGAAGCGTCGCGTGCCCCGGCCCCGCGCCGATGCCCTGCGCAACCGGGAGCGGATCGTCGCCGCCGCGCGTGAGATGTTCGTCGAGTTCGGCCCCGACGTGCCGTTCGACGAGATCGCCCGCCGCGCCGGTGTCGGCAACGCCACGGTGTACCGCAACTTCCCGGACCGCGACGCGCTCGCGCGGGAGGTCGTCTGCTCGGTCATGGACCGCACGTCGGAGTGGATCGAGTCGGCTCTCATGGAGGGCGGCGACGCCTTCCAGGCGCTGAGCGACTTCGTGCACTTCGCGGCGGACGAGCGGATCGGCGCCCTGTGCCCCATGCTCTCCGAGGCCTTCGACCAGCACCACCCGGATCTGTTCGCCGCACGCGAGCGGACCATGGAGATGGTCGACGCGCTGATGAGGCGCGCCCGCGAGGCCGGACAGTTGCGGCCCGACGTCGAGTCGGGCGACCTCATGATCGCCGTCAGTCAGCTCACCCGGCCGCTGCCCGGCACCGCGTGCCAGGGCATCGACCGCTTCGTGCACCGTCATCTGCAGCTGTTCCTGGACGGTCTGCGGGCACCGGCCCGCTCCGTACTGCCCGGAGTGGCGGCCACCGTGGAGGATCTGCGAACAGCCTGA